CCTTCAAAATGTTGAGAATAATCTAAAATATAACCAAAACACGTAATAAATTACTTTAATGCAAATAAAATCTTAAGAAAATCCAGACAAATATCGGGCCGGGTTATTTGGGAAGGTACTTGGCCAGGCTGTATCCATAAAAGCTTATTTGAGACTTTAAGCTTTTATGGATACAGGCATGCACTGACGGATACAGAGACAAAAAAAAGATACACACGGATTGCACTATCTTAGGCAGAAAAGGATAGACAAACAAATAAAATAGCTAGATAGATTgcacaacaaacaaacaaaaagatgCACAGATTGCACAATCTTAGGCAGAAAAACAAACACACCACAGACAAACAAGGGAGAAACAAACACACCTCAAACAAAGAAGCAAAGACAAACAAATGAACAAGCAAATTTCGTGAGCTTTACTAAAGAGCAAGCTGGACAATGTCGTGTTTGTAGTCGTAGCCACCTTTGCCAGTAAAGAGGCCGTCGTGCTTCACAGAAACTTTTGTAGTCCCATTTATTAAGACGTCACGCTGAGTGTATGAGAAGGGTATATCGTACGAAACCCGTGTTCCCATCAGAGTCACCTTCACTCTACTCATTGGAGGCACAGTGATAGTTCGCACGGACCTGACTTCTTGGGTTTCTGTCTCCGTTTCTCCCCATTCAAAAGATTTGGTAACCTCAGTGGAAATCTCAAGCGAACCCGATTTTATATCTGGGACAGCATGGGTTCCATTCATCTTGACACCCAGTTTCAACGTGACACTATTACTCCAGTTAGTTGTATTGCGAACTGTggtcttgagatttatctctgacgTTTGGGGAAGTGGAGTTTCGTTACAGGTATCATCAGTGATAAGTGCAAGAGTCTTCTTGTTGTAAAGCCTTGCATCAGTAAGGTGGTATATGACGTTAGAGATCGTCCTTGAGATAACAGGCTCCTCGATCTCCATGGTGCAGCTGTTGCAGCAATTGTCGGGCCACGTATTAAGTGTGGCAAGGCAGTTCTCCCTATCCCATTCTGGGTCTGTATGTCTGCTACAAAACCTGTTGTTTATCAGACTTCGCATGTAGATGCGGTTGCCCCCAAGTATCGTGGGTAAAAACACGGTGTTGGTGTCATGGACTGTGGGGGAAGGATGCTTTAACAATACCCAATCACTGTCATTCATATCCGTCCAGTAAGTGCCGAAGTGAATGTTCTTCAGGCGGATGCCTCCGTCGCGGCTTGGAGACACCTCGAAGTCAAACCTTGAGGTGTTGTCGGCTTTTCCTCTGTAGTCCATGAAAGCGTCCCTCCAGCCCCGAAGGTGGTTTCCGTTGTTGCTCTTGATCCTGATAACGTCAGGCAACACCACAACAGATTCCCAGTCAATGAAGGTGCAAACATCGTGTCCTTCGTCGCCGGTCAATAAAGACAACAAAGCACAATCATCCCCGGTACCATGAAAGAACGTAACAAATTTTTTTGTGTGTACATGGCGGAGCCTAAGTATACGGTTGTTGTTGGAATGCACAAAAACAGGCTGGAAGAGCGTGCAACGGTTTTCTGACTGATCCTCCACAGGTTTGTCGGCCATGGCGCTGACCCAATTGTTGTCCGTACCAAAATTTTCCCAGTACTTGTTGTTCAGCAAAGACCGTATATGGAAGAGTCCAGCTCCAGTGGTAGCTGGCACCAGTTCGAACCTCGTCTCGAGCCCAAAACTGTAACCTCCAACGAATCGGAGGGCATTACAGAACGAAGGATGTTCTTTGTACAAGTGTAGGTAGCTATTGTCCTTTTGGCTCGATTGGATGATGACATACTTGGGCAGTGTTTTCGCCATTATGGCATCAACATCTGCACAAATTTCATTAAGAGTTTCTGCTGCGGCTGCTGTTTCCATTTCTCACCAACTCTCAagtaatttctttcttcttctttttatttttcttgtttatgttgttttttttcttggttGTGTGATTCTGTACATATAAATTATGTGGTATTTATAAGCCCCATTGCATGACCCAAGACAGAGATAAAGTTATCAAGGATTTCCCATCATTCACCTACTCATCAAACATATAAGTCGGTCTCCGGCATGTTTCATGAACTTGATAAGAATATCTACTCATCAAACATATAAAACACGTAGTTGTAAGAAAATCAGGACTGTTAGAAAAATGTCGCCTTACTATCAAATCAAGTAAGAGAATCACAGTTGTTAACTCCTACTATTACCTTTCACTTTAAGTCGGAGATTCTCGTCTGCAGATGGAAACACCTTCGGTTTCAAAAGGGTTTGTGCATATAGCAAGTATATCTTTTTGAGATGGAGTTGGTATGATATTTTGAATAGGGTCATCTTGGATAGGCTTTTAATGTAAATTTTGTAAAATTCCAATGTATTGATCATTAAATATGTtaccttttatttattttttagcaaTTCTACCATGAACTGGAattaaatatatgtatatattgaaaacctCTTTTAAGGAAAGACTGAGAGGCCTGCTACCTACAAGCCTAGGTAGGTCGGCAAGAAAATGAAAGCCCTTTCATATTAGTGCGGTTGAGTTTCGAAGTTTTGAACTAATGTTCCTGATATCATTGTCCAAATATCGGGACATCCAGTATATAATAATTCATGGAGAATTGCTAGATTTGATGCACATATATCCAATTCATAGTCCTTTACTACTAAATTATTATTTCATAGAATACTGAAATTTTTAAATATGTGGCGTTCTAGCAAACCGCAAATCAATTTATCAACTCATGCATGTGCAATACTAGAACTTTAGTTAAAACTAACATTCTATTATGAAATCAGAACATTGAGAATATATCACAACCTCATATTACTAGCTACAAAGAGATGTGCTTTTTAAGGTTTATAATTTAGGTTTAGTTTCAATTTATGGTTTTGGTAAAGCAACATCAGGATAAAAGACTGCAACCTGCTGAATAAAAGCCATAATATGGCCACCACAATGCTTACCTTAATGGAAACCATCATTTGAAAATACAAAATTTGAGGACAGATGAGAGTAATTTTCCTTCGATGAGACCATAACAGAACcaccaacacaaaaacacaagaagaagaaaattcagTATATGTTAGATAACATGTCTTTCATAGTCTTGCAGTCCACTAATAAGGATGTTTTTTATGAATAGAGAGAGAGACAAAACCAATGACAGTGTCATATAATTAATCATACAACAGTTGTTACGCACCGGGAAATTTTCGACTATCTTGTAGGCTATGCGGCCTCCCGACGTACCATTATAAGAGAAATGCTAGCTACAAAATTTTGTGTCATGCCAAGATAATGTTCAATGGTTGCAATTTTTGCAAACATGCTTCATAATCACGATTCTTTAATCGTAAACTGTACGTCGTTCCAACTTGCCTTTGTTTTGCTAAGGATGTAAGGTTGTAATCCAATATCGTGCATTTAGTATTGTGCATCTACTTACAAGTATTGTCCAAGTATAGACTAATACAAAAGGCCATTGTAATcatattttctattttctttctccaACTCGATAATGCTCTAGGTGTATACACTAGCCTTGCACATGCAAGGGGTGCAACGCGCAAGCTATTGCAATGCATGACATGCATCATGCCTTGTGATGCCAATGGGTTACGCAAACTGATTAGCCTCTCATCTAGTCATGCGTTATTCGCAAGTGGTGTTGGAAACCATCGTGTAGCTTGTTAGCTAATTTGATCATCCAAATACATGGCTTGAAGCTACCTCATAAATTGTGGCAACAATCATTCATTAGCTTGCATGCTAATCCTGGATGATATGAGATGCCAAGTAATTGCAATCATCTTTAATTAGATGATATGATCGATTGAGTGCTTGACCAAAatgcatgtgttagagcatagctcgtttgaacccaccaatcgttggtatgtcaagtttggttgtcatattttagtgaatcaaaactcatttaaagagtcgcttgattatgtactagagtcaactttgtataggttagcttgaaagtattaggatatgagacattacaagtattgcgaagacttgaagaagtaagaagctacaacgacaacatcatccttccacttgaggttagtgatatttgacttgaaatgtttcattccctaacgtatctttcaagtcgtgcatattgaaaacaaaactgctaaGCATGAATACTCTacttagacatagtattaaggaatacaatacta
This DNA window, taken from Papaver somniferum cultivar HN1 chromosome 3, ASM357369v1, whole genome shotgun sequence, encodes the following:
- the LOC113359403 gene encoding uncharacterized protein LOC113359403; translation: METAAAAETLNEICADVDAIMAKTLPKYVIIQSSQKDNSYLHLYKEHPSFCNALRFVGGYSFGLETRFELVPATTGAGLFHIRSLLNNKYWENFGTDNNWVSAMADKPVEDQSENRCTLFQPVFVHSNNNRILRLRHVHTKKFVTFFHGTGDDCALLSLLTGDEGHDVCTFIDWESVVVLPDVIRIKSNNGNHLRGWRDAFMDYRGKADNTSRFDFEVSPSRDGGIRLKNIHFGTYWTDMNDSDWVLLKHPSPTVHDTNTVFLPTILGGNRIYMRSLINNRFCSRHTDPEWDRENCLATLNTWPDNCCNSCTMEIEEPVISRTISNVIYHLTDARLYNKKTLALITDDTCNETPLPQTSEINLKTTVRNTTNWSNSVTLKLGVKMNGTHAVPDIKSGSLEISTEVTKSFEWGETETETQEVRSVRTITVPPMSRVKVTLMGTRVSYDIPFSYTQRDVLINGTTKVSVKHDGLFTGKGGYDYKHDIVQLAL